Proteins encoded by one window of Crassostrea angulata isolate pt1a10 chromosome 9, ASM2561291v2, whole genome shotgun sequence:
- the LOC128162162 gene encoding uncharacterized protein LOC128162162 — protein MVNKQIENNVYEEAKRALRISTILTYLNRQRISVEGCLEMPLEVLETHLLEITNYQDTPWYYPCCINIQRQNVMEPKRKKRNTGGLFGRIRKFFSRRIEKN, from the exons ATGGTTAACAAGCAAATT GAAAATAACGTATATGAGGAGGCCAAGAGAGCCTTGAGGATTTCAACAATTCTCACATACCTTAATAGACAACGGATATCG GTCGAAGGATGCTTGGAAATGCCTTTGGAGGTGTTGGAGACACATCTTTTAGAG ATTACAAATTACCAGGATACCCCGTGGTATTATCCATGCTGCATCAATATTCAGAGACAAAAC GTTATGGAaccaaaaagaaagaaaagaaacactGGAGGACTATTTGGAAGAATTCGGAAATTCTTCAGCCGACGGattgaaaagaattaa